The Anopheles gambiae chromosome 2, idAnoGambNW_F1_1, whole genome shotgun sequence genomic sequence TATATTCCTTTCTACATTCTATACAGCCTACCGATAACGTCTCACAATTCAAACTCGCCCTCAATCAATGCTCCCTAACCAGTTGGAATGATGTCACCGTGTTGAGAAATACGGCCCCGTGTATGTTCACTAATGTCTACTTCGACTTTTTAGCTTCATCCTTGCGTTCGTCGCCTTCCTCCGTCGTGGGGTCGTGGTTGTTGTCGTCATCCTTCACATCTTCATATCCACGCACGGCGTACAGGAAGATGATCACGTTCACCACCAGTACCGCCGCCACGACCGAGCCGCAGGTGTTGGCAAACCCGTCCACGTGCAGATAGTGCGTCAGGCCGTACCGCGTGCTGTAGAAGGCCGCAAAGGGTAGCGTAAACATGGCCACACtgtacagcagcagccagcccAATGCGGACGATGATTCACTCTGCGTTGCCGGACTATCGTCGTACGTCTGCCGGTCCGACGCTGCGCTCTGTTCCTTATCCATCGTTTGAGATTGATGTGTACGGGCTTGTTATCGATCAACACTACTACTGCTGGTCACCATTAGGacccaccaaaaaaacacCGACCAGCTGCTGCAAGACGATATACGATTACATTTGGTGAGTGGTGAGGTGGTAACGACAAGGCAAAAGGTTAGCccaaaaattataaaaattgcACACCCGGCTTGTACAcctttgtgtgcgtgtgtgttaaaTCAGGTAAGTACATTCGAGCTGGTTATTATAATCTCTTTAAAAAGcctcataaaaaatacaactaACTACAACCCCATAAACCGTAGAAAAAGATTCATCCCCCAGAAACCCTCATCCAATGTATGCCATTCCATCACCAAACCGTACACGGTTTTCCAgcagttctcatagctgtgggacactttattgactccttcttgaattgaacttaatgtaatgggaattgggcTCTAACAtgcttgttggacaaatccaattggAATTTCCAAGTATCCTGTAGGAGGTTGCCATAGAGTCATatttccaacatatgaagttcacttcccacaagaaagagtcaaggaaagagtatcccacaactatgagaacccctggcaAACCCCTGTAAGgtaccaacaacaaccaacaatCCCAAACAGTCTTAATTATATCCTTCGCCACTAGGATCTGCGAGCGTCTCTGGTGCTTTCGGAGCTGGTCGAAACGCTTTGCTCGACCGACTTGGCGTCCGCATCCGCAATCGCACGCACACTTGCGTCCCACAACCGGACGGACGTTTCCTCGTCGAAGTGAAACTTGGAGCGGCGCATTTTCACGTTCGAGATGAAGTAGCCCGTCACCGGGTTACTGTCCGGCGTGGTCACACTTTCCGTTGCTGCGTATATTATATTCTGCGCCCCCTGCagaagagagagggagaggcgCTTCGATTAGCTCTCGCCCGGATGACACGCTGGGGCTCTCCGTCCCCCTCGTCCGCGTACCTGTTCACCGGACCGTAGCATCAGCCAGACGATGGGCGAAAACACCAGATAGTGGTACCACTTCGGCTCGTAGTGGCGGAAAAAGTCCGTATGGCACAGGCCCGGACACAGCACGTGCACGTTGTAGCCGCGCTTGTACAGCTCCCGGGCGTAGTAGAAGTTCATCAGCTTCGAGTTGTTGTACAGCCGGTTCAGCCGGCTGCCGTACTCAACCCATCGGCCCAGCTGCTCGAAATCGATCTCCGCCTCGATCTCGTGCATGCGCGACGACACAACGACCACACGCGTCCGCTGCTCGAGCAGCCGCTCCCTCAGCAGCTCCACCAGCAGAAACTGACCGAGATGGTTCACCCCGAAATGGACCTCGTAGTGTTCGCGCGTAAACTCGGGCGTCCTTACCGCCAGCCCGGCATTGTTCACCAGACAGTACAGCTGCGGCACGGTGCGCACCAGCTCCCGGGCAAAGCTGCGTATCGAACGGAACGAGGCCAGATCCAGCTCCATCGGTATTAGCGCACCGGGCGCAACGGCACCCAGCTCGGTGTGGATTTTGCCGATCGCTTCGTTCGCCTTGGCCAGGTTGCGGCACGCCATCACGACCGTCGCCTGGCGGCGGACGAGCGCTTTGGTCGTTTCGTACCCGAGACCCGTGTTGGCACCGGTGATGACGAACGTTTTGCCGCGCAGGGAAAAGTTGGACCTTACCCAGCCCCACTTGCGCAGCTTGTACAGTCGCAGCAGCACGATCGAACCGAGCAGACCGGTGGCGGCCCCGGCTCCCGCCACCGAGAGCGTCACTTCCGATGGGATGAATGGCATTACTGGATGGAGGTTGGAGGGAGGTGAAtattgttttccttcttcgcAGCTCGGCGAAGCGAGCGGAGGACGGGGAAGAGGGCGCAGCTAAAGTTGGAAAGTGTGGAAAATCACATGTTTGGTTCCTGTAGCGCGTTACTGTTTCGTACCTAATTCGcaatttgaacacattttagatacatttttttaaacttcttTAGAGAGATGTTAGTTTAAAGTTGTTTTATGCCTTGTCTGCTTCACACGCTTCCGCACATATGCtgttcccacacacacacacacacacacacacacacacacacacacacacacacacacgcttcttCTTTACACACTAATATACATTAGCCGCATTTATTAGCAATAAGCTTAAGCTAGtacaaacatttgcattgaACAAATTAATACATTTCCCGGCTCCTCGTGCTCAGTTGGCACTGATGATGCCCCGTACCGCCCGGTCAAAGCTGGCGGACGTGAGCGGATCGCCGGGCGTGTAGAACGGATTGCAGACGGCTTCCGTGTAGAGGTTGTGCAGGTTGCGGAACATGGCCCGCACCTCGTTCTCCCGGTACGAGGACGTGCTGGTCGCGTCGATCACGATCAAAAACTTGATCTTGGTGTTCGTGACGTAGCCATAGATCTTGTACTGCTCGGTCGAGATGAGCGAACCGAGGTAAAGCTCGCGACCGTCGGCCGCCGCCTTCTGGTTGGTGGCGCACCGTTCATCGATCACATCGAGCGAAGCGTGGACCTGGTACTGCAGCGCGATCTCCTTATCCACGTTCGCGGTCGCGATGTACAGTGGCGCATTGTCCTTGCCGATGATCgccacacaggcacacatctGTGCCGCACGGTGGGTATTTGCGCGATGGGCGGAAGCGGAGAgagccgaaaaaaaagaacgtatTTCCATCATAGTAAAATttgagagtgtttgtgtgtggttttacaAGGAACGGCACAGTGGGTAACATAGAAAACAGGGAAAAGCGACAGTAAAAAAGGGCAAGGCAATAGAAAACATACATCTGCAGCAGCTCACGGACGGGGTGCAGCTTTCAACGCAACAATTTCACAACACATTTGGGCCGAGAAGTGGGAGGAGGAAGGTGGCAGGCCTTCTCATGCATGGTTGCTTTCGTCTACGTGGTGCATACACTCCCCGTCCGCCCATCGGGATGGATTATGCACGAATGCATTATCACGGAAACACGGTCCCCGGTGCGCTAACACTCCTCCTACCGTTTGTGTTTTAGTTTTCAGACCGTGCAGCCTAAAATTATTAGCTTAAAGGGTCAACAAACCGTAGAGCGACGCACCCATTCGAGGGTGATTGCAAGAAGAACGGACAAACGGTAACGAACCAACCCTCTAGCAAACTTAGACTCTAATTAAAACTATTCACCAAACTTACCTTAAAAGTGTTGTAGAGGAATGATTAAAAAGTCGGACAGATTTTTCTCGTTAAATGCGTAAAAATAATGCACCTTAATTTCGTCGCGTCTGTTTGCTATTGTTTGTGCACTCTTTCCGTGGAAGTCACGCACCTTTGTTTACGGCCAGGAGCCGCTGTCAAACTTCGGCCCTTTCTCGCGGCGAGCATCGTTCGGCTCTCATTTGAAGGCTCCCGGTGAAAATGCTCAGCCAATCGTTCGATTTGAATTTTGGTCGGtagaaatggaatgaaatttctgcaaaaaagGCAATTATTCGTGCTGGAAGACTTTTCTGTGTCCTGTGTTACGTTGAAAATCATAATATCTTTTGTTTGTACGAATTTTGAGACAGATTGCTTATAATTTGGAAGCAAAGACGATATTAAACGCTCTTTGTAATTGCAACGATTCAACCAGCTGTTTCATGTGgaaacgtttgttttattttcccgaTAATGATCTTTCACGAACGTTTCCCCGACCAGTATCGGAAACACCAAACTAGCCTCCGCATATACCTTGACCGGCGTTGCATCCTTCTTAATTTTGCCCCACGAAACGGCTTCATCCGGACGCGCACCACTATCGCTCCCGTCGTACTCGGACGCCGTGTTAACAAACACCGAAAAGTCCGCTCCGTTGCGCATCAGATTTGCGTTGCAGATATGGTGCTTGATCACGCCACCGCCAACGATAATAATGCCCGACTGGACCGCCTTGACAGCCATCGTGTTCAAGCGCCGCAAATCCGacacaatgtccactaccagGCCCGGATTGCGGAACGAGTGGAAGTACATCATGTCGCCCAGGCTGCCGTCGGTCAGGGCAGGGCTGAACACGGGAATCCGATGCTTTGCCGCCCAGTAGTAGATCGACGATTCGTCGTTAATTTTCTCCCCCAACCGGGCGATCACCCTCGACGGTGTCCACAGTGTGCCCTTGCTCTTCTGCTCTGCCAGCATTTCATCCAGAATCGGTATGACCCAGTTCTCGAACTTGCAGTAGTTTTCGTTCGGCACGAGCAGGTTGCCGATCCGATTGATGCCCCGTTCGCGCAGCTCCCGGCCGGCCAGCTCGAACGACCCGAGGTACGTTGGGGCGAGACATTTGATTAGATCTTCCTCCACGCCGCCGGCCGTCGTTACTATGCAGTCCACCATACGGTGCTGCACTAGAAAGCGAATCGTTTCCCGCACCCCGGCCGACACCATGTTCGAGGTGTAGCCGAGGAAAATGGTACAGCTGTTTTTTCGCTTGATAAATTCATCCTCTTCGTACTGGTCCAGTTTATCCTCCGCGAGTGGTACACGACGAGCTGCTatctacaaaaaagaaaacggaaaataaaagtaaacaaatcaacaaGCAAAACGTTTCGTAAGATACAGGAAGAACCTTACCATCTTGTTCACTTCTTCGATCGCTTTGCCAAGATTTGTCGCCTGAAAGCCGCTGTGCGTGTACGAGCTGAACAGCTTCTCGTAGCTGTAGCCTTCGTTCCAATCGTAACCACGGATTTGTGGCGTGTTTTCCGGCAGCTTGGAGCTTTCCTGCAGGACCGCCTCTTTGGCAACGGTCGGCTCTTTGCTTTGGTCCATTTGTGCGATTGTTAGGTTgtattttacaacaaactaAAACACGACCAGTACACAAACTGCGAACACATGTGCTTTTGCAAtcgatttgtttacattttttatgccCCCGCACCGGTGCCGCATTGGACAAAACGTCAAACTGGAGGAATGGGAAAGACAAACAAATTAATGCTTTGATTCCGTTGCATTCCAATGGCAACTTATGTGGAAATTTTTATAGTCTCTCTCTTTATTTGAAAACCCACTCGAAATCAATTTGCGTAACCATTTTCATACAACTTTTTGGAGAAACAGCAACACCAAACTTTGCCAGCTGTCAAGCACAGCTGACAAACGTCATTTTGCGAAACGTCAACCGCGTACACGACGCACACACGCAACCGCAAAAAAGAGGAGGATGAAGAAACAATTGTGGTCAgtttcgctctcgctctcgctctcgctctcgctctctctctcactattGCTCAGTCTAAACAAACGCGGCCCGTTCTGCGGTTCTTGTGCGGGTTTTCGAGGTTTCATTCGCAAGTATCATCGCgagtttcggttcggttcggatCGGTTTTTGTAGGTGTTCTGCCGCGGTCTTGGCCGCCTATTTACGGTGGTGGGTAGTGGGTAGCAAAAGTGTAGTGATAGTGTTTGCCTCCAAAAGTAGAGTATAATGCCCCAGTTGATGGTTTGATGCAGTAACATCCCTTCTTGCAGCCAGAAAGGTAAACAATAAAAGAAGGGGCGCGTGACTGTGAAAATGGAAGCCCCTGCGCGGCTGGGGAGGGGATTCACCTCGCGAGATGAATTGTCGACTTCTTTGCGCGATTCGTGTTCGTTAGAGCCAGCAGAAGCGGAAGATAATTGGAAAGAAGATGAAAGCCCCCACACCCCCGGTTGCTTTGGAATCTCAGCAAACACGATCCGCACACAGCTACACGGCCCTCGCTTGCCTCCGGTTGCCatggctagttttttgtggtGATAGTGATAGCTAGTTTGTTGGTAAATGCAGTAGCAGTGGAGAGTAAATTGCTGATAAACGATGCCTGTCATCGAGAGAAGGGGCGGAAAGGAGTG encodes the following:
- the LOC11175613 gene encoding uncharacterized protein LOC11175613, with translation MDKEQSAASDRQTYDDSPATQSESSSALGWLLLYSVAMFTLPFAAFYSTRYGLTHYLHVDGFANTCGSVVAAVLVVNVIIFLYAVRGYEDVKDDDNNHDPTTEEGDERKDEAKKSK
- the LOC1277128 gene encoding retinol dehydrogenase 14 isoform X1, translating into MPFIPSEVTLSVAGAGAATGLLGSIVLLRLYKLRKWGWVRSNFSLRGKTFVITGANTGLGYETTKALVRRQATVVMACRNLAKANEAIGKIHTELGAVAPGALIPMELDLASFRSIRSFARELVRTVPQLYCLVNNAGLAVRTPEFTREHYEVHFGVNHLGQFLLVELLRERLLEQRTRVVVVSSRMHEIEAEIDFEQLGRWVEYGSRLNRLYNNSKLMNFYYARELYKRGYNVHVLCPGLCHTDFFRHYEPKWYHYLVFSPIVWLMLRSGEQGAQNIIYAATESVTTPDSNPVTGYFISNVKMRRSKFHFDEETSVRLWDASVRAIADADAKSVEQSVSTSSESTRDARRS
- the LOC1277128 gene encoding trafficking protein particle complex subunit 2-like protein isoform X3, with protein sequence MCACVAIIGKDNAPLYIATANVDKEIALQYQVHASLDVIDERCATNQKAAADGRELYLGSLISTEQYKIYGYVTNTKIKFLIVIDATSTSSYRENEVRAMFRNLHNLYTEAVCNPFYTPGDPLTSASFDRAVRGIISAN
- the LOC1277129 gene encoding probable deoxyhypusine synthase codes for the protein MDQSKEPTVAKEAVLQESSKLPENTPQIRGYDWNEGYSYEKLFSSYTHSGFQATNLGKAIEEVNKMIAARRVPLAEDKLDQYEEDEFIKRKNSCTIFLGYTSNMVSAGVRETIRFLVQHRMVDCIVTTAGGVEEDLIKCLAPTYLGSFELAGRELRERGINRIGNLLVPNENYCKFENWVIPILDEMLAEQKSKGTLWTPSRVIARLGEKINDESSIYYWAAKHRIPVFSPALTDGSLGDMMYFHSFRNPGLVVDIVSDLRRLNTMAVKAVQSGIIIVGGGVIKHHICNANLMRNGADFSVFVNTASEYDGSDSGARPDEAVSWGKIKKDATPVKVYAEASLVFPILVGETFVKDHYRENKTNVST